CTGGGAgttcaaaagtaaaaaatattgcAGGAATCAGTATGATGCAGATGCACGCAAgttaacatatataattttatcaaaGCAGAACACAGAAGGTCACATGGGCGCTTGTGCAGGTTATTCATCAAATGATTGGAATAACAATACCTCGACTTGGCCCTTTATCAGAGCAACCCTTTTCTCAACTGCGTGACGGGTACTTCCATTAGTAACAATTAGTGTCGAATCTTTCCTGATTACCACCTTAGAAGCAGAACCCAAAACCTCTTTTCCTGCCTTTTCTAGTGTATATCCCATGTCATCCCTCACTACTGTACCTGAAAACCAACAAGAAAATGTTGATGACAGGAATTGCATTGGTTAGGTTGGTGATCCAACTTTGTACCTCCTGTCATGACAGCAATATCATCCAAGCATTGAGTCTTTTGCTCCCCAAAAGAGAAGGCCTTAACTGCTGCAACCTTAATTGTCCCTTTCAGCTTGTTTTTTATCAAATCAGCCATTGCTTTTTCTTCCACATCCTCGGCAACAATTAACAATGGATAATTTTCTTTGACAGCACTGTCCAGTATCCTTATAACCTCACTAGCATCAGAAATTTTCTTGTCAACCAACAGTATctacaaaaaaacaaaatgcaacTCTTCTAATTATTCTGCAAATTGGAATTGTATAACAGATAAATTAGCACCTACCTTACAGTCAGTGAACTCCACTAACATATTAGCACGATCGGTAACAAAGTAAGGTGAGAGGTAACCACGTTCAAATTGCATTCCTTCGACGATCTCTATAGTGTTTTCGGTGCCTCGTCCGTTTTCAATTCTCACCATGCCTTTCCTACCCACTCTTTGAAAAGCATCAGAAATCATATTTCCAACAGCATAATCATTTCCCGCACTAACTGCAGCCACATGTGCAATTTCATGATCCTCAATCTAGAAGACAACACGTTACACAATACTAAGATATGTTTGCATGGAAAATATAGAAATATCATTAGACGAATTTGAAAAGCATACCACCCGTGACATCAGTCTGAGTTCAGACACCAAAGCAGTAGCAGTCTTCTCGATGCCACGTGCAACATGAACTGGATTGATTCCAGCCGCAAGAACCTACTTTTTAAAAGCAATCATAAGAAGTAATGCCGGTTGATAACTCAGAATTTTGAATGATTGTAACGACATATTCGTCATAACATATATTTTCTTCCTGTTTCCAGACCTCCCAGTGTAGAGAACTAGAACAAGGAAAGAGAGGAACGTACCTTCATTCCTTCGGCAATCAGGCCTCGAGCAAGGATTATGGAAGTGGTACAACCATCGCCTGCAATATCATTGGTCCTTGCGCCAGCCTGTCTGACCAACTTCACTCCAAGATTTTCCAACGGGTCCTCCAATTCGATCTTCAACAACACAATTAGATAGATACATTCAATCATTCAAAGTAGTATGGCATGATCATGGAGGAAAGAGGACCAAGTTCATACATTAGTGCCACAAACCCACAACAATAACAACTTGTACTTTTCCACTTAAGTCGCAGTAGAACAATGTAAAATAGATCCAACATTGTGGAAGGTAAAAATAAAGGTAACAAGAACGAACAAGAACTGAACAGTAATCACTGAAGTGAGCAACAGGGTTTTATGCCTTAATATTATGATTCTACATTCAGTCACCTTGAAACTAAAACTGCATGGTGCAGGAAACAGCAGTTCATCTTGGGTCGCATGGTATGCATTACCTCCTTAAGGACAGTCTCTCCATCATTGACGATCTTGGGAGGGCCATACTTGTTGCCAAGTACCACGTTCCTCCCCTTGGGGCCCAGGGTCACCCCCACCAACCGCGCCACCAAGTCCACGCCAGCCTGCGAACCCACCACAAGGACACTTCATCACCCCCAATCCACTACAAGGTCTAGAACGCGCTACGCCCGCGTGGTTACCTGGAGCTTCTTGGTGGCCGAGAGGTCGCGGTTGAAGTGCAGGTCCTTGTACACTGGCATTGGCGGCGGCTTCTTCGGGGAGAAGGGCAGGGTCGGAGGCTTCGTAGAGATAGGAGGAGACGGAGGCGCCATTCTTGACATGCTTCCCCCAGTCTGGCAGGAGAAGGTGCAGGTGGAGAGAGTGGGGGAGGATAAGGCTGCTGATGGAAGGAGCGGGACGAAGACGAAATGCATGTAGATATGCTGCCGTTGCATCGCGCCAAAAAGCATCCCCGAAAATATCTTGCGAGCCGCGGCGTCCCCGTCCCTTGTCGACTAGatgcctattttttttttcatctaaagCTCAAAAAATAAACTAGTAATTCACTTCCCACttaattaagttaaaaaaataaactaagaacTACTCATTGGTACCATCCTACGGCGAGGACGCcgaggcaggcaggcaggcgcTGCGGCGGAGGAGCCGGGCCGGGAAAGGCCGGCGGAGGGCCTGGTTGAGCCCGGAAACGGTCGGCCCGTTTGCAGAGGGGGAAAAAGGCTCGTGCAAAATGGGCTTCAGCCCAACGTGAAGACGATGAGAGATGGGCCGGGCTTGAATACTGGGTCGGCTTGACTATTAGGATGCACACAGCTGTCTAAGGCCATTTACGGCCTTATAGGTCTTTAAATctgaaagagaaataaaagaaaaaataaactccAGAAATTCTCTCGATTTAGAAAAACAGGACGATTTTGGTACATTTTTTATGCTATAGTACTAATCAAAGCATGCTACAATTATAATATGCACCATATTTTTAAGTATATACTAATTGTGAAAAAATTCACCTGTTTCTACAAAAACTATTGAGACCAGATGAGGGGTGGTTCTCATGACTGCTTTGAATGTGATAACACTACTTCAAGGAGGATTGTCCCAAGCTCAAGAGGGAAAACGAcaaccacgactacaacaaacacaagaagaaaaacaagaaagaagCCCTTCTTTAATAAGAACCGTGATAAGATGACTAAGAAGGCGGTCAGGgtggcttctagggcgttcgtgaTGGCTCTCAATGACATCAACACCTCTTCTAGCGAGGAgcagagctcagaggaggatgaaccacaaacaaagaataagaagaagaccAAAGATTTCACTAGTCTCTGTTTCATAGTGGATGACAGCAACGACAACAGCGACCTCGAGCTGAATCGCTCTGAGGTATTCCTTCCTACGATCAacttttcatccaagtcgatatcttgaatgatgctctcattagccAGGATAGTTTACTTAAGAAaattgtgcgtgagttgaatgatcttaggcctaagtatgagtttgTCTCTACTGAACTTGTATTGTTTTGGTCTAGGCCTGATGTTGAGAAGTGTGAGAGTTACTTGATTGTCATGgttgaacttgccgagctttataatgtgcatgctcaagtcaccagtcagCTTGAGAgtaccgagaagaagctccttgagtaGGAGTCTATGCCTACTCTATTAGGTGCTTATAAAAATTGTCCTTTATTTGCAAAgtatgttgaactgaaagataaGTACCTGAAGGATGTAGAGtatagattggagagtgctgggagttctaaAGATGTGCAACCGAATTATTCCACCcgcaccatctttcaggacaaactcaacTGGATTAGAGGGCAAATTCAAAAGCTTCTTACTAAAAATGAGTACCTCATTTCTCTACTGGATAAATGCTTAGAgggcaaaggaaaaatgaattccACTACAAAGTTTTTCCTctccaaaagctctaacctattacaaggctaagcttatcctctcctctcccctaaagcctatctcttggatctcaaatggctggctcaagggtTACACCAGCCaaccccctctatttataggcctagaggggTTGCTTAGCCCTTAAGCATCATTATCCCCAAATTACCCCTTGCTAACAATGGTCTCCCACCTACCACAGGGGCATTTTGGTCTGAATTTTtatccatccatcgaacggctaTGACACCTTCACgatttagctttgcctcgatgctAACTTCgcaatgatgccacgtgcactccatccttccacggttttgaggccaaaccgtgaaactgtctcgcacacttctcaaagcgtgacttgtcGTTGCTTGACTTgtcctcaagcaagcatcccgatgttgacgcgtgtcctctgtcttgcgatcttgaccaccggcaaatctctcctgctcccgatccctcagtccgtcttgtcacttgcaccgacatcccttttgcttgactttgtcaacacaccgtcttcatcaaccttcatctcatgccttgcttgatctccatgtgtgcagctaagatcacccttgactccgcccgacctTCTTGATCGTcaagcaccaagcaccccacttggccccgatcacccgctgtcgaccgtcaagttgcatacAACACCTGCAAATCAATAATAAGCAAACATGTATCTTCAGAGCcaagtaatatcatcacatattagtccaaatcaaatctcAATTGAAAAGAATAGACGTGACCCAaaatatgaacaccagatgttccagtgtgttcatcctctgaacacctgagcatccggtgagtacatctccaTTTTGCACCGAGAAAAATCCCTCTCTAAAAAACTTTGTCCGGTGATCACTTGAGCACACACTGAACCATCTGGTGGGTACATCCCCACTGGAACCAAATTTTTCAACATCTCTAgaaatattggtccggtgatCACCTTTTGCCTACATCGGACAATCCGACGCTCACTTACAATTTGGCGTCAAAAACCTTCTCTataagaattagtccggtgttatCCTCTGGTGATCATATTtcactcaccagagcatccgGTGAGTTCTTCTGCTCTAGGCACATATTTCAACCTCTCTATAAATATTAGTCTGATGCTTACccgtgcacacaccggaccatccggcactTGATTCAAATTTTGGCGCCAGAAAACCTTCTCTGTAGAATTTAGTCCGGTGCTCATATCTGccatacaccggactatccgatgagataaaaaaaacccaCACACCGGTGATGCGCGTTTtcccgatcttccaaaggtaatatgataagtcgattagtagagtttcgacgttgatgatctaaaggctccgattagaacagatcaagaaccctcgcaaccactacaccactactccgtggttatcaaccgtgccaagatgcggttgacctcgccaagaaggattttcctgcaaacgaatcgagaacacaagcaagaacaggtagatgcaatctaaatattgctaattaccaatgaagcgctagagtttggggttcaacaaatcgatGAAAggtgaaactgtattaaacagaataatctaagctaaacccaaacctaaactacgacggctactatgtatatataggggggtgtgaggaggtcgacctagggttgtgcaaccgtggagagagacgtgcacaacctggactccgattccgacacgattacaaaacccggcagggttcaaaacggtgatacaacaccttattcctttgactctgactaaactataaggaatatttggtcaagctcatatccattggaaagggctcgtcgtaagctttctagaatgtccaagattaaCCAAAAaagacttcatatgagagagttatgcccgttttattgacaTTTTGTCCTGGAActtgacttcgaccacgaccacgactagagctcagctttgagtccgagtagacttggccttcgaggagtgacgtccgagtaaggttgtagtgctccTTTGAGGAGTAACATCCAAGTAAGtttatggtgcttctcccatgttcctatgcaataaaacatcacaagaatttagtggtaatccaGCTAAGGGAACACGAACAACAAGGAACAAGTTcatctggtggtctaattgtcgtgcacgtgctcttgtaattggaccttgtatgatttaaggattatttgtggtattgatcgtatccgaaggagccatgatCTCATCattcggattgtccggtgagtgaAAACCTTCTGCACTGAACTAACTCTAATTTCTTGCAACTTTGGTTAAACAAGATTATCATTGCAGTACATACCTATGCATTGGCAATCAAACAAGCACTCAACCAAAACCACatattatcaatcactcatcacaaagcataaatcaaggtacatctcaacttagtttctcactaTTGTTCGTATTCCATCTGTGCAGTCATATTGTTTTGAAACTTTCCATCTTACTTTATCTCTTTGAATATTTTGCTTCCGCTCAAGATTTGAGGTGCGTTAGATGATCAAAATAGGATAAGGCCatctattttgtaaaaaaatgttGATACGTCTATTCACCTCTTTCTAATCGTCACTCTCGATCCTACAGATTCTTCACTGATCTGAAATTTTTTCAAAAGCTCCTCAATAACATATAGTGGCACTTGATTAGAACACTTATGATTTCTGCGGTAAGCCTTTCAAAGACTCCATTTTTTTTCATCTGTAGATTTGTCAGATCGCGTGACCTCTCCCTTGGAACTCCCCTGCTCTTATCACTGGGAGAGAATACCTAGCCCCCAGGCTTCGAATAGTCCCTTTTTTTATGGAACAGTAGGATCGGCCCCTACTGGTTATATATTAAATAAAGATAAAGGAAGGTACATAGATAAATTACAGtccaaaaacaaagaaaataaacaacCCTAAACAATTTATTCTAAAGAAGCAAGCCATTGAAACATATCATCAACAAGACTTGATCTAGCTCGATGGATAACCAAACGAAACTCTTTTTTGAAGAGAGCCAGAACCCCGTGGACAGACGGCGAAGCCTCATTGAAAACCCAATCATTCTTGATTCTCCAGATACTCCAACACATTAGAGTTATAATTTCCATAGCAAAAGGGACCTTCAGACATTTCCTGAAAGATTTCAGAACCTGGGTGGGCCTAAGCTGCATGTTAACATTCAGATAAATTTTGGACCAACAAAGTCGAGCAAAATTGCAGTATAAGAAGAGATGATTCCTAGTTTCCTCCAGCTGCAGGATGCAGAGGTCGCAAGTGTATGAGGGAAGttccatatttttcctttttagaaGTTCTCTTGTACTCAGCCTGTCCTTCAAGAGAAACCAGAAGAAGACTTTGTGCTTCATTTGACAGCAGCTTttccaattccaattaaaaATAGGATGAATTTGCCTGTGACCAATAAGAGAACTATAAGCCTTTCTTGAGGAAAATTCCGAATTACCCCAGATATACGTCCAAACATCATTGATGTCAACCAAAGTGACCTGAGAGATGAGCAATTGAAGCTCCTGATATTGTTCATACGCCTGGACCGAGAGAGGAAGATGAAAAGCATCCAATCTGCCTTCTAACTGAGCCATCATAAGAAGGGTTAATCTATTATCTTTAACATAAGAGTATAGCTGTGGGAATTGGTGTTGGAGAACACAGCCCGCCCAAATATCATCCCAGAAGAGGATAGTGCTTCCATTCCCAACAATTGGCTTTGAAATCCCTTTGTACTGGTCCACTAGTTTAAGAACATCCCTCCACCAAAAGGATACCCTTTTGACATTGGTCTGAATAAAACCCGAAGAGTAATAAGCATTCCAGAGCAGCTGAACCCAAGGCAGGTCAAACTTGTTAAAgaatttatgcaaatttttcatgagaagagccacattATGCACTCTGAGATTGATGACCCCCAAGCCCCCTTCCTTCTTTGGTCTACAAACCATTTTCCAAGAGGCCAGAGAAGGCTTCTTACCATATAAATCTGAGCCTCTCTAGAGGCAGTGCTTTCTATATGCATCAATTTGTTTAATAACAGCAACAGGAACTTTGAGTGTGCACATATAGAAAGTTGGAAGAGCAGAAAGAACAGAGTTCACCATTTGTAATTTTCCAGCCTGACTGAGGAAAATGGAGGTGCTAATTAGTCTTTTTTCAGCTCTCTTGATAATAGGCATGAATTCTGCAAGTTTAGGCTTAGTGAGACCAAGAGGTAGACCAAGATATGTGAAAGGTAGAGATCCCTTTTGACATTGAAAAGTATTTGCAAGAATTTCCATTTTATAATCTGGCACATTAATTGGAACCATGAAAGATTTACTATAATTGACTCACAGCCCAGTACAGTCTGCAAAGGTATTGAGAAGTGCCTTAAGTAAGAACAGCTGCCTGGGGCAAGCTTGCATCACAAGAAGGGTATCATCAGCATACTGTACAATTGAAAAATCTTGGTCAGCTGCAATCTGAAGAGGAATGTGAATTAGCCCTTGATCTTTAGCCTTATTGAGAACAGATTGAAGCAGGTCAGCAGTAAGGACAAAAAGAAGGGGGGAGAGAGGATCTCCCTGACGAACACCTCTTTTACAATAAAAAACCTTTCCTGCCACTCCATTCAAAAGGACAGCAGAGGTTCCAGAACTCAGAATCTGAGAAACCCAAGAAATCCATTTTTGTCCAAAGCCTTTATGTTGGAGAATTTCCAAAATGACCTGATGTTCTACCTTGTCAAAAGCCTTTTCAAAGTCAAGCTTGAGAAGAACTATTTCCTTCTTAGATTGATGACAAAGAAAAAGATATTCAAAAGACCAAGCCAGACAATTTTGAATTGATCTGCTTTTGATGAACCCATACTGATTAGTATGAACTAACTTTGTAATGACTTGCTGAAGCCTATTTGCCAAAAGCTTTGTAATCAGCTTGATAGAAGAATTAAGGAGAGAGATAGGCCTGTAATCTCCCACAAGAGTAGGGCTATCTTTCTTAGGGACTAAAGTGATATAAGACCCATTAATGCTTTGTGTATTGACTGCCCCATCGAAAAAAGCAGCACATAAATCATAGAAATCTTCTCTAATAAATGACcaacatttctttaaaaaatctcCATTGAATCCATCCGGTCCAGGGGATTTATTGGAAGGAAGGGCAAAGATAACCTTATCAATCTCCTCATTGCTAAAAGCAAGATCAAGCCAATCCAAATCATCTCTAGAAACCAGGAGCTCTGACAGATTAAAGTACATTTCAGTGTACTCAGAAGTTCCCATTCTATTCTTATAGGCTTCCCAAAGTAAAGTAGCTTTATCATTATGGGAAGAAAATGTGTTACCCGAAACATCTTTAATGGTTAAGATAGAGTTCTTACTATGCTTGATTGAGGCATTGGCGTGAAAGAACCTTGTGcattcatctccaaacttaACCCAATTGATAGTTCCCCTTTGTTTCCAATAGATC
This genomic window from Phragmites australis chromosome 7, lpPhrAust1.1, whole genome shotgun sequence contains:
- the LOC133924289 gene encoding ruBisCO large subunit-binding protein subunit beta, chloroplastic-like; the protein is MLFGAMQRQHIYMHFVFVPLLPSAALSSPTLSTCTFSCQTGGSMSRMAPPSPPISTKPPTLPFSPKKPPPMPVYKDLHFNRDLSATKKLQAGVDLVARLVGVTLGPKGRNVVLGNKYGPPKIVNDGETVLKEIELEDPLENLGVKLVRQAGARTNDIAGDGCTTSIILARGLIAEGMKVLAAGINPVHVARGIEKTATALVSELRLMSRVIEDHEIAHVAAVSAGNDYAVGNMISDAFQRVGRKGMVRIENGRGTENTIEIVEGMQFERGYLSPYFVTDRANMLVEFTDCKILLVDKKISDASEVIRILDSAVKENYPLLIVAEDVEEKAMADLIKNKLKGTIKVAAVKAFSFGEQKTQCLDDIAVMTGGTVVRDDMGYTLEKAGKEVLGSASKVVIRKDSTLIVTNGSTRHAVEKRVALIKGQVENSKERYHKKILGERIARLCGGIAIIQVGAQTVIELKDKKLRVEDALNATRAAIEEGVVVGGGCSLLRLSKKIDVIKESSLDNIEQKIGADIFKQALRYPTSLIASNAGMNGDFVIEKVLLNDNTNYGYNAAKNRYEDLMAAGILDPSKVVRCCIEHAAVVAKSFLTSDVVVVEAKESKPIRIRPPMPPRSLIPPMPASVSGIRV